A genomic window from Bacteroidales bacterium includes:
- a CDS encoding (Fe-S)-binding protein: protein MTEEKINVPVMADVFSKGEKPEYLFWVGCAGAFDDRYKKVAKAFTKILYHLKVNYAVLGKEETCTGDPARRAGNEMLYQMQALMNIDTFSRYEVKKILTICPHCYNIFKNDYPDLGGNYEVIHYTQFLQKFIEEGNLKINSDLFKNKKITFHDPCYLGRCNNEYQAPRDVLNAIPSVKKEMKRNKSFALCCGAGGGQMFKEAEKGDKEIFIERTEDALETGADIIATACPFCMTMLTDGLKYKNKEEEIFNFDIAEIIVKALDL from the coding sequence ATGACAGAAGAAAAAATAAATGTTCCTGTAATGGCTGATGTTTTTTCAAAAGGAGAAAAACCTGAATATCTTTTCTGGGTAGGCTGTGCCGGCGCATTTGACGACCGATATAAAAAAGTTGCGAAAGCTTTTACAAAAATTTTATATCATCTTAAAGTGAATTATGCTGTACTTGGAAAAGAAGAGACCTGTACCGGCGATCCCGCACGCAGAGCCGGAAACGAAATGCTTTACCAGATGCAGGCATTGATGAATATTGATACGTTCTCACGCTATGAAGTGAAAAAAATTCTTACTATCTGTCCGCATTGTTATAATATTTTCAAAAATGATTACCCCGATCTTGGCGGCAATTACGAAGTAATCCACTACACTCAATTCCTTCAAAAATTTATTGAAGAAGGAAATTTGAAAATAAATTCTGACCTATTCAAAAATAAAAAAATAACTTTCCACGACCCTTGTTATCTTGGTCGTTGTAATAATGAATACCAGGCACCGCGCGATGTTCTGAATGCAATTCCTTCAGTAAAAAAAGAAATGAAACGCAATAAAAGTTTTGCATTATGTTGCGGTGCAGGAGGCGGGCAAATGTTCAAAGAAGCTGAAAAAGGCGATAAGGAAATTTTTATTGAACGCACCGAAGATGCTTTGGAAACCGGCGCTGATATTATTGCAACAGCATGCCCTTTCTGCATGACTATGCTTACCGATGGGTTAAAATATAAAAATAAAGAAGAAGAAATTTTTAATTTCGATATTGCTGAAATTATAGTAAAAGCGCTTGATTTATAA
- a CDS encoding 4Fe-4S dicluster domain-containing protein translates to MVKQILFITSVLIAFGIFTFSIRKIFALIKLTKPYPVKDIGKRISLMLEVAIGQTKIFRKPFAGFFHALVFWGFCVILFGSLEMMIDGITGLEKSLSFLGIVYEILMAFGDIFALLVLISIIVFLARRLFFHIKRFSGIEMEHKSHADANIALTLILLLMVSLLGMNISYISITGEGNYYPVSNFIFGLLGINGEYKTMYEVCWWTHILMIFIFMNVLPYSKHFHVFMSVPNVFLSRLEPLGKLPNMDNVTREVKIMMDPNLAYAAPSATDAPPERFGAKDPEDVTWKTYLDSLSCTECGRCTSVCPANITGKKLSPRKLMMNLRARMKEKGPQLIKNKSFDDGKSLRDYISPEEIWACTTCNACAKECPINMNHPILIMELRRYIVMEESAAPSGLNTIFNNIQNNGAPWQFSPEDRLIWANDITVKQK, encoded by the coding sequence ATGGTAAAACAGATACTCTTTATTACTTCTGTATTAATAGCATTCGGGATATTCACTTTTTCAATTCGAAAAATTTTTGCATTAATAAAATTAACCAAACCTTATCCTGTTAAAGATATTGGAAAACGAATTTCATTAATGCTGGAAGTTGCGATTGGTCAAACAAAAATTTTCAGAAAACCTTTTGCAGGATTTTTTCATGCATTAGTCTTCTGGGGATTTTGCGTAATCCTTTTTGGTTCGCTTGAAATGATGATTGATGGGATTACAGGTCTTGAAAAATCATTATCATTCCTTGGAATTGTATACGAAATATTAATGGCATTTGGTGATATATTCGCTCTACTGGTATTAATTTCAATCATTGTTTTTCTTGCAAGAAGATTATTCTTTCATATCAAGCGTTTCAGCGGGATTGAAATGGAACACAAATCGCATGCTGATGCAAACATCGCGCTTACGTTGATTTTGCTGTTGATGGTATCGTTGCTTGGAATGAACATTTCATACATAAGCATTACAGGCGAAGGAAATTATTATCCTGTAAGTAATTTTATTTTCGGTCTTCTCGGGATTAACGGTGAATATAAAACAATGTATGAAGTTTGCTGGTGGACGCATATTTTAATGATTTTTATTTTTATGAATGTTCTTCCTTACTCAAAACATTTTCATGTTTTCATGTCGGTACCGAATGTTTTTCTCAGTAGATTGGAGCCACTCGGAAAATTACCCAACATGGATAATGTTACCAGGGAAGTAAAAATTATGATGGACCCGAATTTGGCTTATGCTGCACCTTCCGCTACCGATGCACCTCCTGAACGTTTTGGTGCAAAAGACCCGGAAGATGTTACCTGGAAAACTTATCTCGATTCATTATCGTGTACCGAATGTGGACGCTGTACTTCTGTTTGTCCTGCAAATATCACCGGGAAAAAATTATCGCCACGTAAGTTGATGATGAATTTGCGTGCACGTATGAAAGAAAAAGGTCCGCAGCTTATAAAAAATAAATCGTTTGATGATGGAAAATCATTGCGCGATTATATTTCACCCGAAGAAATTTGGGCATGCACAACTTGCAATGCTTGCGCAAAAGAATGCCCGATAAATATGAATCACCCGATCTTAATTATGGAATTGCGAAGATATATTGTAATGGAAGAATCGGCAGCACCTTCAGGCTTAAACACTATTTTCAATAATATTCAGAACAATGGAGCACCCTGGCAATTCTCGCCTGAAGACCGTTTGATATGGGCAAACGATATTACAGTAAAACAAAAATAA
- the buk gene encoding butyrate kinase — protein MNKKTILTINPGSTSTKIAVYHSNDIAFLKNIKHSSEDIDKFEKIADQYEYRKNIIIQELKDAKINIKDIQIIVARGGLVKPIPSGIYEVNERLKEDLREGIQGQHASNLGGLIADEIARMIPNAKAYITDPVVVDELEEVARFTGHPELKRISIFHALNQKAIARMHAMATGRQYEDLNLIVVHLGGGISIGAHKKGRVIDVNQALDGDGPFSPERTGSLPVGELVRLCFSGKYTQKEILKMITGKGGFVAYLGTNNAYEVEQRVNNGDELATKVQEAMAYQVAKEIGSMAVVLDCNVDAILITGGIAYNKGFIKYIRNKVQKIAPVGIYPGEDEMRALASNGLMVLEGEIQPLVYE, from the coding sequence ATGAATAAAAAAACTATCCTAACCATTAACCCGGGTTCAACATCAACTAAGATTGCTGTATATCACTCTAATGACATTGCTTTTTTAAAAAATATCAAACACTCTTCTGAAGATATTGATAAATTTGAAAAAATAGCCGACCAGTACGAATATCGCAAAAACATCATTATCCAGGAATTGAAAGATGCAAAGATTAATATTAAAGATATTCAGATAATAGTTGCCCGTGGTGGTTTGGTAAAACCTATTCCTTCGGGGATATATGAAGTTAATGAACGTTTGAAAGAGGATTTACGCGAAGGTATCCAGGGACAACATGCCAGTAATCTTGGTGGTTTGATTGCCGATGAAATTGCGCGAATGATTCCTAACGCTAAAGCCTATATTACCGATCCTGTTGTTGTAGATGAACTGGAGGAGGTTGCCCGTTTTACAGGTCATCCGGAACTGAAAAGAATTTCTATTTTTCATGCACTTAATCAAAAAGCTATAGCACGTATGCATGCAATGGCAACCGGAAGGCAATATGAGGACCTTAATTTAATTGTTGTGCATCTTGGTGGCGGTATCAGTATAGGTGCACATAAAAAAGGTCGCGTTATTGATGTGAACCAGGCTCTTGACGGTGATGGTCCTTTCTCACCTGAACGTACAGGAAGTTTGCCTGTAGGTGAATTGGTACGTTTATGCTTCAGTGGAAAATATACGCAAAAAGAAATCCTTAAAATGATTACCGGTAAAGGTGGATTTGTTGCTTACCTTGGAACTAACAATGCGTACGAAGTTGAACAGCGTGTAAATAATGGCGATGAATTAGCAACCAAAGTGCAGGAAGCAATGGCATACCAGGTTGCTAAAGAAATAGGATCAATGGCAGTTGTTCTTGATTGCAATGTGGATGCAATTCTTATCACTGGTGGTATTGCTTATAATAAAGGCTTTATTAAATATATCAGAAATAAAGTTCAAAAAATAGCTCCTGTTGGTATTTATCCGGGCGAAGATGAAATGCGTGCATTAGCTTCAAACGGGCTTATGGTGCTCGAAGGCGAAATACAACCTTTGGTTTACGAATAA
- a CDS encoding PadR family transcriptional regulator has protein sequence MKNSDTKKEMISKELLKGSLKSIVLKLLSENNKMYGYEITQKVEEITGGRIKLTFGALYPILHKLETDGSVVTESEIINGRVRIYYKLTKTGKSVAKEKIKELQEFIEMISVLLKPGFSLELCKI, from the coding sequence ATGAAAAATTCTGATACAAAAAAAGAAATGATATCGAAAGAACTTTTAAAAGGTTCATTGAAATCGATAGTACTAAAGCTATTGTCTGAAAACAATAAGATGTATGGCTATGAGATTACTCAGAAAGTGGAAGAGATCACTGGCGGAAGGATCAAACTTACGTTTGGTGCACTTTATCCTATTCTCCACAAGCTTGAAACAGATGGTTCTGTTGTAACAGAATCGGAAATAATCAATGGTCGAGTAAGAATTTACTACAAGCTTACCAAAACAGGAAAAAGCGTTGCTAAAGAAAAAATAAAAGAATTACAGGAATTCATTGAAATGATTAGTGTTTTATTAAAACCCGGATTTAGCCTTGAGTTATGCAAAATTTAA
- a CDS encoding aminodeoxychorismate/anthranilate synthase component II, producing MSICIIDNHDSFTFNLVQIIGNFSDFYFQVFKNDDIDIDDVQNFDKILFSPGPGLPSEAGKMNEIIKKFSATKSILGICLGHQAIAEVFGGSIYNLTKPLHGKKEKIIIDISDYLFHEIPSDIEVGLYHSWAVNENDLPSSLKIIAKNKDGLIMGLAHKYYDVRGLQFHPESVMTPHGEKIIENWLMH from the coding sequence ATGAGCATTTGCATCATAGATAATCATGATTCTTTTACTTTTAATTTAGTTCAAATCATTGGAAACTTTTCTGATTTTTATTTTCAAGTATTTAAAAATGATGATATTGATATTGATGATGTGCAAAATTTCGATAAGATATTATTTTCTCCCGGACCAGGCTTACCTTCTGAAGCAGGAAAGATGAATGAAATAATAAAAAAATTTTCAGCTACAAAAAGCATACTTGGAATTTGCTTAGGACATCAGGCAATTGCGGAAGTTTTTGGCGGAAGTATTTATAATTTAACCAAACCTTTACATGGTAAAAAAGAAAAAATCATTATCGACATCTCTGATTATTTATTTCATGAGATCCCCTCTGATATTGAAGTTGGATTATATCATTCTTGGGCAGTAAATGAAAATGATTTACCATCATCATTAAAAATTATAGCTAAGAACAAGGATGGGCTAATAATGGGATTAGCCCATAAATACTACGATGTAAGAGGTTTGCAATTCCATCCGGAATCTGTAATGACTCCCCATGGTGAAAAAATAATTGAAAACTGGTTAATGCATTAA
- a CDS encoding aminodeoxychorismate synthase component I, whose amino-acid sequence MMTNTDAIICKMNEFGKNKIPFLFIIDFNCTWPVIIPLSEIKSENILYNINGFTNTTKPLVENKEIHIKKFPLAYNDFLNSYSKVQKHLHFGNSYLVNLTFETPIKINLTLKEIFYLSRSKYKLLFNDDFVVFSPEIFVKIDDTGVISSYPMKGTIDATTEKAEEKIINDKKEFAEHCTIVDLIRNDLSMVAKNVYVKRFRYIDRIETSEKPLLQVSSEICGQLPKLYYENIGTIIAALLPAGSVSGAPKNKTIEIINESETYSRKYYTGIFGYFDGSMLDSGVMIRFIEKRDGKYFYKSGGGITVNSNPENEYQEMIDKIYVPAS is encoded by the coding sequence ATGATGACGAATACCGATGCAATAATATGTAAAATGAATGAATTTGGGAAAAATAAAATCCCCTTTCTGTTCATCATTGATTTTAATTGTACCTGGCCTGTTATTATTCCTTTATCTGAGATCAAAAGCGAAAATATTTTATATAACATAAATGGTTTTACAAATACAACGAAACCACTTGTTGAAAATAAAGAAATACATATTAAAAAATTTCCGCTTGCTTATAATGATTTTCTTAACTCATACAGCAAAGTTCAGAAACATTTGCACTTTGGGAATTCATACCTGGTTAACCTGACATTTGAAACACCTATAAAAATAAATCTTACTTTAAAAGAAATTTTTTATTTGTCACGATCAAAATATAAACTTTTATTCAACGATGATTTTGTGGTTTTTTCACCTGAAATATTTGTTAAGATTGATGATACAGGAGTTATTTCTTCTTATCCGATGAAAGGCACTATTGATGCTACAACAGAAAAAGCAGAAGAAAAAATAATCAATGACAAAAAAGAATTTGCTGAACATTGTACTATTGTTGATTTAATTCGAAACGATTTAAGCATGGTAGCAAAAAATGTTTATGTGAAACGCTTCAGGTATATCGATCGCATTGAAACATCTGAAAAACCTTTGCTTCAGGTGAGTTCTGAAATATGCGGACAATTACCAAAATTATATTATGAAAATATAGGAACCATTATAGCTGCATTATTACCGGCAGGTTCTGTAAGTGGTGCGCCAAAAAATAAAACCATTGAAATTATTAACGAATCAGAAACATACAGCAGGAAATATTATACAGGAATTTTTGGATATTTTGATGGCTCAATGCTCGATAGTGGCGTGATGATTCGTTTTATTGAAAAGCGTGACGGAAAATATTTTTATAAAAGTGGCGGAGGTATTACAGTAAACAGTAATCCTGAAAATGAATACCAGGAAATGATAGACAAAATATATGTACCAGCTTCTTGA
- a CDS encoding aminotransferase class IV, which yields MYQLLETIKLEKGQVCNLRYHQRRVDDSRMILFNIKEQLDIEPAINVPLRARQGVYKCRIVYGKEINDIQYIPYLTKKIKSLQLVEDNEIDYKFKYANRECFDSLLDDCIYDEILIIRNGFITDTSFSNIIFFDGNRWYTPASPLLKGTKRQQLLDEGKIFAEEIRPSDLKHFSKAMLINSMLDFNLKRMIPICDIVV from the coding sequence ATGTACCAGCTTCTTGAAACCATAAAACTGGAAAAGGGCCAGGTTTGTAATCTTCGTTATCATCAGCGGCGTGTTGATGATAGCAGAATGATTTTGTTTAATATTAAAGAGCAGCTTGACATTGAACCTGCAATCAATGTACCTTTAAGAGCCAGGCAGGGAGTTTACAAGTGCCGCATTGTATATGGGAAAGAGATAAATGATATTCAGTATATTCCTTATTTGACAAAAAAAATAAAATCTTTGCAATTGGTTGAGGATAACGAAATCGATTATAAATTTAAATACGCAAATCGAGAATGTTTTGACAGCCTGCTTGATGATTGTATCTATGATGAAATACTAATTATTAGAAATGGTTTTATTACCGATACTTCTTTTTCAAATATAATTTTCTTTGATGGAAATCGATGGTATACTCCGGCATCCCCATTATTAAAGGGAACTAAGCGGCAGCAGCTTCTTGACGAAGGAAAAATATTTGCAGAAGAAATTCGTCCTTCCGATTTAAAACATTTTTCAAAAGCCATGCTTATAAATTCCATGCTCGATTTTAATTTGAAGCGCATGATCCCTATATGCGATATTGTTGTTTAA
- a CDS encoding SusD/RagB family nutrient-binding outer membrane lipoprotein — protein MKKILIIFTIFLTFSACTKLEDLNKNTKDPSIVPGELLFTGAQKNIFDIMVTPNVNQNIFRMFTQQWTETTYTDESNYDLVTRSIPDNFWDAIYLNILKNLKESKRLISEKEYVNEAPAIKKNKLAIIEVLSVYAWGTLVETFGNIPYSEALDVTNETPAYDDGLTVYKDLISRLNTAIADMDPSEGSFDSGDNMYGGDVAAWYKFANSLKLHMGMILSDVTAESALAKTIIEDAAPNVFTSNADNAVLPYSDDAQSNSNPVYTDLVASGRHDFVPANTLVDYMDTLGDPRMPFYFTYKTGTTTYVGGIFGMLNRYSKCSHVSSPIQAATFEGMIFDYAEVEFLLAEAVERGYNIGSGTAADHYNAGITASMEYWGVAPADIATYLAKPEIAYSSTSWKEKIGIQQWFAYYNRGFEAWTEWRRLDFPVLVAPPNAKSVIPLRYTFPVEEQTLNAANFNAAVSALGAGGDAVSHKLFWDKN, from the coding sequence ATGAAAAAGATATTGATAATTTTTACAATCTTCCTGACATTTTCTGCTTGTACGAAATTGGAAGATTTAAATAAAAACACAAAGGACCCCTCAATCGTTCCTGGAGAGCTTTTATTCACAGGAGCACAAAAGAACATTTTTGATATTATGGTAACCCCAAATGTAAACCAAAATATTTTTAGAATGTTTACTCAGCAGTGGACAGAAACCACCTATACTGATGAATCTAATTATGATTTGGTTACCAGAAGTATTCCTGATAACTTTTGGGATGCTATTTATTTAAATATTCTTAAAAATTTAAAAGAATCTAAAAGGCTGATTTCAGAAAAAGAATATGTTAACGAAGCTCCGGCAATTAAAAAGAATAAACTTGCTATTATTGAAGTTTTATCTGTATATGCATGGGGTACTTTAGTTGAAACATTTGGAAATATCCCTTATTCTGAAGCTTTAGATGTTACAAATGAAACACCTGCTTACGATGATGGCTTAACAGTTTATAAAGACCTTATTTCAAGGTTAAATACTGCAATAGCTGATATGGATCCTTCTGAAGGAAGTTTTGATTCCGGTGATAACATGTACGGCGGCGATGTTGCAGCATGGTATAAATTTGCCAATTCATTAAAATTGCATATGGGAATGATTTTATCAGATGTTACTGCTGAATCTGCTCTTGCCAAAACTATAATTGAAGATGCTGCACCAAATGTATTTACTTCAAATGCAGATAACGCAGTTCTTCCTTATTCTGATGATGCTCAATCCAATTCAAATCCTGTTTATACTGACTTGGTTGCTAGCGGAAGACACGATTTTGTTCCTGCTAATACCCTTGTTGATTATATGGATACATTGGGCGACCCAAGAATGCCGTTTTATTTTACTTATAAAACCGGTACCACAACCTATGTTGGTGGAATTTTTGGAATGTTGAATAGATATTCAAAATGTTCTCATGTTTCTTCTCCAATACAAGCAGCAACTTTTGAAGGTATGATTTTCGATTATGCAGAAGTTGAATTTTTACTTGCAGAAGCTGTTGAAAGAGGATATAATATTGGAAGCGGAACTGCTGCTGATCATTATAATGCAGGTATCACAGCCAGTATGGAATATTGGGGTGTAGCTCCCGCTGATATTGCTACTTACCTTGCTAAACCTGAAATAGCTTATTCTTCAACTTCATGGAAAGAAAAAATAGGTATACAGCAATGGTTTGCATATTATAATCGTGGTTTTGAAGCATGGACAGAATGGAGAAGATTAGATTTTCCGGTTCTTGTTGCACCACCAAATGCAAAATCAGTTATTCCTTTACGTTATACTTTCCCTGTTGAAGAACAAACACTTAATGCTGCTAACTTTAACGCTGCTGTTAGTGCTCTTGGAGCAGGCGGAGATGCAGTTAGCCATAAATTATTCTGGGATAAAAATTAA